The following coding sequences are from one Streptomyces sp. NBC_01294 window:
- a CDS encoding solute symporter family protein, whose amino-acid sequence MSGTHHLTTVAAGASEHRPLIIALFGLFVVATLIITIWAGRQTKDAADFYAGGRQFTGFQNGLAISGDYMSAASFLGIAGAIALFGYDGFLYSIGFLVAWLVALLLVAEPLRNSGRYTMGDVLAYRMRQRPVRTAAGTSTIVVSIFYLLAQMAGAGVLVSLLLGITNDGGKVAVVALVGVLMIVYVTIGGMKGTTWVQMIKAVLLIAGALLITVLVLVKFNFNVSDLLGKAAENSGQGVKFLEPGLKYGKDSTSKLDFISLGIALVLGTAGLPHILIRFYTVPTAQAARKSVNWAIGIIGAFYLMTIALGFGAAALLERADILASNKAGNTAAPLLAQAVGGGPDSTGGAILLAVISAVAFATILAVVAGLTLASSSSFAHDLYVNVIRKGNATEKEEVRAARWSTVVIGAVAIGLGALARDLNVAGLVALAFAVAASANLPTILYSLFWKRFTTQGALWSIYGGLISAVGLVLFSPVVSGKPTSMFKDADFYWFPLENPGIISIPLGFLLGWLGTVLSKEKADPQKFAELEVRSLTGTGAH is encoded by the coding sequence ATGAGCGGTACGCACCACCTGACGACGGTCGCCGCGGGCGCCTCCGAGCACCGCCCGCTGATCATCGCCCTCTTCGGGCTGTTCGTCGTCGCCACCCTGATCATCACCATCTGGGCCGGCCGCCAGACCAAGGACGCCGCCGACTTCTACGCGGGCGGCCGCCAGTTCACCGGCTTCCAGAACGGCCTCGCCATCTCCGGCGACTACATGTCCGCCGCGTCCTTCCTCGGCATCGCCGGAGCCATCGCCCTCTTCGGCTACGACGGCTTCCTCTACTCCATCGGCTTCCTCGTCGCCTGGCTGGTCGCCCTGCTGCTCGTCGCCGAGCCGCTGCGCAACTCCGGCCGCTACACGATGGGCGACGTCCTCGCGTACCGGATGCGCCAGCGGCCCGTCCGCACCGCCGCCGGCACCTCCACCATCGTGGTCTCGATCTTCTACCTGCTCGCCCAGATGGCCGGCGCCGGCGTGCTCGTCTCGCTGCTCCTGGGCATCACCAACGACGGCGGCAAAGTGGCCGTCGTCGCACTCGTCGGCGTCCTGATGATCGTCTACGTGACCATCGGCGGAATGAAGGGCACCACCTGGGTCCAGATGATCAAGGCCGTCCTGCTGATCGCCGGCGCGCTGCTGATCACCGTCCTGGTCCTGGTGAAGTTCAACTTCAACGTCTCCGACCTGCTGGGCAAGGCCGCGGAGAACAGCGGACAAGGGGTGAAGTTCCTCGAACCAGGCCTCAAGTACGGCAAGGACTCGACGTCGAAGCTGGACTTCATCTCGCTCGGCATCGCCCTCGTCCTCGGCACCGCCGGCCTGCCGCACATCCTGATCCGGTTCTACACCGTGCCCACCGCCCAGGCCGCCCGCAAGTCCGTGAACTGGGCCATCGGCATCATCGGCGCCTTCTACCTGATGACCATCGCCCTCGGATTCGGGGCCGCGGCCCTGCTGGAGCGGGCCGACATCCTGGCCTCGAACAAGGCCGGCAACACCGCGGCGCCGCTGCTCGCCCAAGCCGTCGGCGGCGGACCCGACTCCACCGGCGGCGCCATCCTGCTCGCCGTGATCTCCGCCGTCGCCTTCGCCACCATCCTCGCCGTGGTCGCGGGCCTGACCCTCGCCTCCTCCTCGTCCTTCGCACACGACCTGTACGTGAACGTGATCCGCAAGGGCAACGCCACCGAGAAGGAGGAGGTCCGCGCGGCCCGCTGGTCCACGGTCGTCATCGGGGCCGTCGCCATCGGCCTGGGTGCCCTCGCCCGTGACCTGAACGTGGCCGGCCTGGTCGCCCTCGCCTTCGCGGTCGCCGCCTCCGCCAACCTGCCGACGATCCTCTACAGCCTCTTCTGGAAGCGCTTCACCACCCAGGGGGCGCTCTGGTCCATCTACGGCGGGCTGATCTCGGCGGTCGGCCTGGTGCTGTTCTCCCCGGTCGTGTCCGGCAAGCCCACCTCGATGTTCAAGGACGCCGACTTCTACTGGTTCCCGCTGGAGAACCCGGGCATCATCTCGATCCCCCTCGGCTTCCTCCTGGGATGGCTGGGAACCGTCCTGTCGAAGGAGAAGGCCGACCCGCAGAAGTTTGCCGAGCTGGAGGTCCGCTCCCTCACCGGTACCGGGGCGCACTGA
- the moaA gene encoding GTP 3',8-cyclase MoaA: MLLDTYGRVATDLRVSLTDKCNLRCTYCMPEEGLQWLGKSDLLSDDEIVRLIRIAVTMLGITEVRFTGGEPLLRPGLVGIVERCAALEPRPKMSLTTNGIGLKRTAQALKAAGLDRVNVSLDTLRPEVFKTLTRRDRHHDVIDGMAAARDAGLTPVKVNAVLMPGLNDDEAPGLLAWAVENEYELRFIEQMPLDAQHGWKRDGMITAGDILQSLRTRFTLTEEGADERGSAPAERWVVDGGPATVGVIASVTRPFCGACDRTRLTADGQVRTCLFATEESDLRAALRSGAPDEEIARLWKVAMWGKKAGSGLDDPSFLQPDRPMSAIGG; this comes from the coding sequence GTGCTTCTCGACACCTACGGCCGCGTGGCCACCGACCTGCGCGTCTCCCTCACCGACAAGTGCAACCTGCGCTGCACCTACTGCATGCCCGAGGAGGGACTGCAGTGGCTCGGCAAGTCCGATCTGCTCAGTGACGACGAGATCGTCCGGCTGATCCGCATCGCGGTCACCATGCTCGGGATCACCGAGGTCCGCTTCACCGGCGGCGAGCCGCTGCTGCGCCCCGGCCTCGTCGGGATCGTCGAGCGGTGCGCGGCCCTGGAGCCCCGCCCGAAGATGTCGCTCACCACCAACGGCATCGGCCTCAAGCGCACCGCACAGGCGCTCAAGGCCGCCGGCCTGGACCGGGTGAACGTCTCCCTGGACACGCTGCGGCCCGAGGTCTTCAAGACCCTCACCCGCCGCGACCGGCACCACGACGTCATCGACGGCATGGCCGCGGCCCGCGACGCCGGCCTGACCCCGGTCAAGGTCAACGCCGTGCTCATGCCCGGCCTCAACGACGACGAGGCCCCCGGCCTGCTCGCCTGGGCCGTGGAGAACGAGTACGAGCTCCGCTTCATCGAGCAGATGCCGCTCGACGCCCAGCACGGCTGGAAGCGCGACGGCATGATCACCGCCGGGGACATCCTGCAGTCCCTGCGCACCCGCTTCACGCTCACCGAGGAAGGCGCCGACGAGCGCGGCTCCGCACCCGCCGAGCGCTGGGTGGTCGACGGTGGCCCGGCCACCGTCGGCGTCATCGCCTCCGTCACCCGCCCGTTCTGCGGCGCCTGCGACCGCACCCGGCTCACGGCCGACGGCCAGGTCCGTACGTGCCTGTTCGCCACCGAGGAGTCGGACCTGCGCGCCGCCCTGCGCTCGGGAGCCCCGGACGAGGAGATCGCCCGGCTGTGGAAGGTCGCGATGTGGGGCAAGAAGGCCGGGTCCGGTCTCGACGACCCGTCCTTCCTGCAGCCCGACCGCCCGATGTCCGCGATCGGCGGCTGA
- a CDS encoding DUF3099 domain-containing protein: protein MERTKRQKRNGAEVFRITGARMGLAEDVRGRQRRYVISMVVRTLSVIATVLLWNVQRPVAIVTLVAGALLPYVAVVIANAGRESTPSLPSHFVPAPVRPALDAGNLKKSSDQS from the coding sequence GTGGAGCGGACGAAGCGGCAGAAGCGGAACGGGGCCGAGGTCTTCCGTATCACCGGTGCGCGGATGGGGCTCGCCGAGGACGTCCGGGGCCGCCAGCGCCGGTACGTGATCTCGATGGTCGTCAGGACCCTTTCGGTCATCGCGACCGTGCTGTTGTGGAACGTGCAGCGCCCCGTGGCCATCGTGACGCTCGTCGCGGGAGCCCTGCTGCCGTACGTGGCCGTGGTCATCGCCAACGCGGGGCGCGAGTCGACGCCCTCGCTGCCCTCGCACTTCGTCCCGGCCCCTGTGCGGCCGGCACTGGATGCCGGAAACCTCAAGAAAAGCTCAGATCAATCATGA
- a CDS encoding GlsB/YeaQ/YmgE family stress response membrane protein, giving the protein MSWLWAIIVGFVLGLIARAILPGKQHQPLWLTTLFGIAGAVLGNAVATWIGVGETRGIDWIRHLLQLAGAVAVVALGEMVYGSIRGRGRQTT; this is encoded by the coding sequence ATGTCTTGGTTGTGGGCGATCATCGTCGGTTTCGTGCTGGGGCTGATAGCGCGGGCCATCCTGCCGGGCAAGCAGCACCAGCCCCTCTGGCTGACCACCCTCTTCGGCATCGCCGGCGCGGTCCTCGGCAACGCCGTGGCCACCTGGATCGGCGTCGGCGAGACCAGGGGCATCGACTGGATCCGCCACCTGCTGCAGCTCGCCGGCGCGGTCGCCGTGGTCGCGCTCGGCGAGATGGTCTACGGATCGATCCGGGGCCGCGGGCGCCAGACGACGTGA